The genomic region TTCGGGTGCGTCGATTTGTTCTATTTTACCTTGGCGCATAACTGCAATTTTATCAGACACCGCTAAAGCTTCTTCTTGATCATGAGTAACGAAGACTCCCGCGATTCCTGTAGCTTTAAGGATATTGCGTATTTCGTGTCGTAGAGTTTCCCTAATTTGTACATCTAAATTGCTTAATGGTTCATCAAGTAATATAAGTGCAGGTTTGGGTGCTAGTGCTCTGGCTAAAGCTATGCGCTGTTGTTGTCCTCCTGAAAGTTGATGAGGGTAGCGTTTTTCTAATCCCGAAAGGTTAACTATTCCTAGGGTTTCTTTGACTCTTTGTTTAATCTCTACACGAGAGAGGTTTTTAGCTTTGACTTTGAGTCCAAAAGCGATATTTTCTTCTATAGTGAGGTGGGGGAAAAGTGCGTAATCTTGGAAAACCATACCAGTGTTGCGCTGTTCAGGAGGTATGTTGATTTGATTAGAAAATACTACTGTATCGGCGATTTGGACTGTACCTGTATTGGGTTGCTCAAATCCTGCGATGATTCTGAGTAATGTTGTTTTACCACAACCTGATGGTCCTAGTAATCCTAATAACTCTCCTTGGGCTAAATTAAAGCTGATTTTTGTTAATACTGGTTGGTTTTGGGAGGAGAATTGTTTAGTTACTTGGTCTAGGGTTAAGATAGAAGCTTGATTCATCGCTCGGAATATTTCTAATTGTTTATTTAAAATTTTTCTCAACAAACTCATCATAGCATAATCATTTAATGTTCAAACAAATTGAAGCAATCTTAGTAACGAAAGGCGCAGAATATGCCGCAGTCTGTCATGGACTACAAAAAACCAGGGCTAAGGTTAAAGTTATCCCCATTCCTATGGGTGTGAGTGGGTTAAGAAATTATCT from Gloeocapsa sp. DLM2.Bin57 harbors:
- a CDS encoding ABC transporter ATP-binding protein; this encodes MNQASILTLDQVTKQFSSQNQPVLTKISFNLAQGELLGLLGPSGCGKTTLLRIIAGFEQPNTGTVQIADTVVFSNQINIPPEQRNTGMVFQDYALFPHLTIEENIAFGLKVKAKNLSRVEIKQRVKETLGIVNLSGLEKRYPHQLSGGQQQRIALARALAPKPALILLDEPLSNLDVQIRETLRHEIRNILKATGIAGVFVTHDQEEALAVSDKIAVMRQGKIEQIDAPEIVYSQPASRFVAEFVTQANFVPAKKEGSYWKTEIGDLTLEETPKLSQEAEVMLRQEDIQLKPDQSAPVVIAERHFLGREYRYCLQTPSGRRIHALTPINTNLSVGMRVKLTIDPESLRVFPRSEMIS